The genomic stretch ACCGGCGCGCACGCACTTCTGGCTGCTGACAGCACGGGTGTAGGCGCGTTTTTCCTGGCCCAGGAAGCAGTCCTTGAACTGGTTCATCCCCGCGTTGGTGAACAGCAGGGTTGGGTCATTGCCTGGGATCAAAGAGCTGGAGGAGACACGGGTGTGACCTTGCTCTTCGAAGAAGCGAAGGAAGGCTTCACGGATTTCTGCGCTTTTCATTAGGTTCTTCCACGGAGGCTGCGGCCAAAGGCCAGTGCGCAACATCATCAGACGAAGCGACGGCAAAGGGCCGCATTATATCGGCCCTTTGCCCGTGGTACAGCGTGTTTATACGATAGAAACAGTCAATTAGACGGTCTGCACTGTCATTTCCGGGAAAACTCGACAAATGTTGCCAACACTTGTTCGATCTGTACCCGGCTGACGTCCAGGTGCGTGACCATGCGCAGGCGCGGCGCGGCGCTCAACTTGATCCCTCGCGCCTCGGCAAAGGCCTTCAGGGCCTGGGCCTGCTCGCCGATCTGCACGTAGACCATATTGGTCTGTACCGGCTCCACGCTGTAGCCGGCCTTGCGCAGTTCGTCCCCCAGCCACTGGGCATTGGCGTGGTCTTGCGCCAGGCGCTCCACCTGATGGTCCAGGGCATACAGCCCCGCCGCCGCCAGCGAACCGGCCTGGCGCATGCCACCGCCGACCATCTTGCGCAAACGGCGCGCCTTGGCGATCAACGCACTGGAGCCACATAGCACCGAGCCCACCGGCGCACCCAGGCCCTTGGACAGGCATACCGAGACCGAGTCGAAATGCTGGGCAATCTCCCGGGCATCGACCCCCAGCTTGACCGCAGCGTTGTACAGGCGCGCGCCGTCCAGGTGCAGGGCCAGCCCATGCTCGCGGGTAAACGTGCGGGCGGCCGCCAGGTAGTTCATGGGCAGCACTTTGCCCTGCATGGTGTTTTCCAGGGCCAGAAGGCGGGTACGGGCGAAGTGGAAGTCGTCCGGCTTGATCGCTTCTGCAACCTGGCTCAGGTCCAATGAGCCATCCGCCTGGACTTCCAGGGGCTGCGGCTGGATCGAGCCCAGCACCGCCGCGCCGCCGCCTTCGTATTTGTAGGTGTGGGCCTGCTGGCCGACGATGTATTCCTCGCCCCGCTCGCAGTGGGCCATCAGCGCCAGCAGGTTGCTCATGGTGCCAGTAGGCACGAACAGCGCGGCGGCAAAGCCCAGGCGCTTGGCCAATTCGGCCTCCAGGTGGTTGACGCTGGGGTCTTCACCATAGACATCATCGCCGCTTGGCGCACTGGCCATGGCATCGCGCATGCCAGGAGTGGGTTGGGTCACGGTGTCACTACGAAGATCAATCACGGACATCAAGCTGGCCTCTGCGTGTGGGGAGTTCCTTGTTGTAACCGATTACTGCGGGCACCACCCACAGATATCAACCCTTCCCCTTGTAGGAGCCGGCTTGCCGGCAATGAGGCCCTTGGATCTGTCGTTAATCTCTGGGACGCCATCGCTGGCAAGCTGAGCTCCTACAGGGCTGCCCGAAAATC from Pseudomonas fluorescens encodes the following:
- the ltaE gene encoding low-specificity L-threonine aldolase, with amino-acid sequence MSVIDLRSDTVTQPTPGMRDAMASAPSGDDVYGEDPSVNHLEAELAKRLGFAAALFVPTGTMSNLLALMAHCERGEEYIVGQQAHTYKYEGGGAAVLGSIQPQPLEVQADGSLDLSQVAEAIKPDDFHFARTRLLALENTMQGKVLPMNYLAAARTFTREHGLALHLDGARLYNAAVKLGVDAREIAQHFDSVSVCLSKGLGAPVGSVLCGSSALIAKARRLRKMVGGGMRQAGSLAAAGLYALDHQVERLAQDHANAQWLGDELRKAGYSVEPVQTNMVYVQIGEQAQALKAFAEARGIKLSAAPRLRMVTHLDVSRVQIEQVLATFVEFSRK